One Nyctibius grandis isolate bNycGra1 chromosome 26, bNycGra1.pri, whole genome shotgun sequence DNA window includes the following coding sequences:
- the ATXN7L3 gene encoding ataxin-7-like protein 3 isoform X2: protein MKMEDMSLSGLDNSKLEAIAHEIYTELVEDACLGLCFEVHRAVKCGYFFLDDTDPDSTKDFEIVDQPGVDIFGQVYNQWKNKECVCPNCSRSIAASRFAPHLEKCLGMGRNSSRIANRRIASSNNMNKSESDQEDNDDINDNDWSYGSEKKAKKRKSDKNPNSPRRSKALKHKNGEIGGNPDPFKYSNSAGINYETLGPEELRTLLTTQCGVISEHTKKMCTRSLRCPQHTDEQRRSVRVYLLGPSASLPEAEGSVENDSFEVAESQAIMSRLQWDGSSDISPSDSASSKASTNNSESRKTKKKKPHLGLVSGAPGLGSSKKKKPKPPAPHTPSIYDDIN from the exons ATGAAAATGGAGGATATGTCTTTGTCTGGCCTGGATAACAGCAAACTGGAG GCCATCGCGCACGAGATCTACACGGAGCTGGTGGAAGATGCCTGCCTGGGGCTCTGCTTCGAGGTGCACCGGGCCGTCAAGTGTGGCTACTTCTTCCTGGATGACACGGACCCCGACAGCACCAAGGACTTCG AGATCGTGGACCAGCCCGGCGTGGACATCTTCGGGCAGGTCTACAACCAGTGGAAGAACAAGGAGTGCGTGTGCCCCAACTGCAGCCGCAGCATCGCCGCCTCCCGCTTCGCCCCCCACCTCGAGAAGTGCCTGGGCATGGGCCGCAACAGCAGCCGCATCGCCAACCGGAG GATCGCGAGCAGCAACAACATGAACAAGTCGGAGAGCGACCAGGAGGACAACGACGACATCAACGACAACGACTGGTCCTACGGCTCCGAGAagaaag CAAAGAAGAGGAAATCGGATAAG AACCCCAACTCGCCCCGGCGCTCCAAGGCCCTGAAACACAAAAATG GCGAGATCGGCGGGAACCCCGACCCCTTCAAG tACAGCAACTCGGCGGGGATCAACTACGAGACGCTGGGCCCCGAGGAGCTGCGGACGCTGCTCACCACG caATGCGGGGTCATCTCTGAGCACACCAAGAAGATGTGCACCAG GTCCCTGCGGTGTCCCCAGCACACGGATGAGCAGCGGCGATCGGTGCGGGTGTACCTGCTCGGCCCCTCCGC GTCCCTGCCCGAGGCGGAGGGCAGCGTGGAGAACGACAGCTTCGAGGTGGCGGAGAGCCAGGCCATCATGAGCCGGCTGCAGTGGGACGGCTCCTCCGACATCTCCCCCTCCGACTCGGCCTCCTCGAAAGCCA GTACAAACAACTCCGAGTCCCGCAAGACCAAGAAGAAGAAGCCCCACTTGGGGCTGGTGAGCGGCGCCCCGGGGCTCGGCTCCAGCAAGAAGAAGAAGCCCAAACCCCCCGCGCCCCACACCCCCAGCATCTACGACGACATCAACTGA
- the TMUB2 gene encoding transmembrane and ubiquitin-like domain-containing protein 2 has product MEPPAAAFIRGVGDEVTVVAGVVVLVLALVLAWLSTYVADSSNQLLGTIVAAGDAAVIRLGHVAGAAEAPEPPRVPENTEEKTDEEGGAAEQGDSDSPPEPGLEQLLDIQSSPNRSSAAEPGAPGGPPAAEGSDLCSGLIKIRLKFLNDTEEVAVVRPEDTVGGLKSKYFPGQENQMKFIYRGQLLQDQGRTLRSLHITDNCVIHCHRSRGAAAATALPDPSAADAGSLPLSVGNLMVPTIMVVLAGVWYFRINYRQLFTAPATVSLIGVTVLCSFLAFGVYGQ; this is encoded by the exons ATggagccccccgccgccgccttcATCCGAGGGGTGGGGGACGAGGTGACGGTGGTGGCCGGCGTCgtggtgctggtgctggctCTCGTCCTGGCCTGGTTGTCCACCTACGTCGCCGACAGCAGCAACCAGCTTTTGGGGACGATCGTCGCGGCGGGGGACGCGGCCGTCATCCGGCTGGGCCACGTGGCGGGGGCGGCCGAAGCCCCGGAGCCCCCCAGGGTCCCtgaaaacacagaggagaaaacagacGAGGAAGGGGGAGCAGCGGAGCAGGGGGACAGTGACAGCCCCCCCGAGCCcggcctggagcagctgctggacATCCAGAGCTCGCCCAACCGGAGCTCGGCCGCCGAGCCCGGTGCCCCGGgggggccgcccgccgccgagGGCAGCGACCTGTGCTCCGGCCTCATCAAGATCCGGCTTAAATTCCTCAACGACACCGAGGAGGTGGCCGTGGTCCGGCCCGAGGACACCGTGGGGGGCCTCAAGAG CAAATATTTCCCGGGTCAGGAGAACCAGATGAAGTTCATCTACCGcgggcagctgctgcaggaccaGGGGCGGACGCTGCGCTCGCTCCACATCACGGACAACTGCGTCATCCACTGCCACCGCtcccgcggggccgccgccgccaccgccctgCCCGACCCCAGCGCCGCCGACGCCGGCAGCCTCCCCCTCAGCGTGGGCAACCTCATGGTCCCCACCATCATGGTGGTGCTGGCCGGCGTTTGGTATTTCCGCATCAACTACCGGCAGCTCTTCACCGCCCCGGCCACCGTCTCCTTGATCGGCGTCACCGTCCTGTGCAGCTTCCTGGCGTTCGGGGTGTACGGACAGTAG
- the UBTF gene encoding nucleolar transcription factor 1 isoform X3 produces MNGEAECPADLEMTAPKNQDRWSQEDMLTLLECMKNNLPSNDGSKFKTTESHLDWEKVAFKDFSGEMCKMKWMEISNEVRKFRTLTELIMDAEEHVKNPYKGKKLKKHPDFPKKPLTPYFRFFMEKRAKYAKLHPEMSNLDLTKILSKKYKELPEKKKMKYIQDFQREKQEFERNLARFREDHPDLIQNAKKSDVPEKPKTPQQLWYNHEKKIYLKVRPDEIMRDYIQKHPELNISEEGITRSTLTKAERQLKDKFDGRPTKPPPNSYSLYCAELMANMKDVPSTERMVLCSQQWKLLSQKEKDAYHKKCDQKKKDYEIELLRFLESLPEEEQQRVLGEEKMLGSNRKGATSPASKKSSPETGKASSEKPKRPISAMFIFSEEKRKQLQEERPELSESELTRLLARMWNDLSEKKKAKYKAREAAMKAQSEKKHGSDKEERGKLPESPKTAEEIWQQSVIGDYLARFKNDRGKALKAMEATWNNMEKKEKLMWIKKAAEDQKRYERELSEMRAPPCSTNSAKKMKFQGEPKKPPMNGYQKFSQELLSNGELNHLPLKERMVEIGSRWQRISQGQKDHYKKLAEEQQKQYKVHLDIWLKSLSPQERAAYKEHTSNKRKSIGKIRGPNPKMKPTMQSKSESEDDDEEEEEEEDDDEDEDDDDDNGDSSEEGGDSSESSSEEESEDGDENDEDDEDEDDEDEDDNDSEGSSSSSSSSGDSSDSDSN; encoded by the exons ATGAACGGCGAAGCCGAGTGCCCTGCAGACTTGGAAATGACAGCTCCCAAAAACCAAG aCCGCTGGTCTCAGGAGGACATGCTGACTTTGCTGGAGTGCATGAAGAATAACCTGCCTTCTAACGACGGGAGCAAGTTCAAAACCACCGAGTCCCACCTGGATTGGGAGAAAGTGGCTTTCAAGGACTTCTCGGGGGAGATGTGCAAGATGAAGTGGATGGAGATTTCAAATGag GTGAGGAAGTTTCGGACCCTCACGGAGCTCATTATGGACGCCGAGGAGCACGTGAAGAATCCTTACAAGGGCAAAAAGCTCAAG AAACACCCCGACTTCCCCAAGAAGCCCCTGACTCCCTATTTCCGCTTCTTCATGGAGAAGCGGGCCAAGTACGCCAAGCTGCACCCCGAAATGAGCAACCTGGATCTCACCAAGATCCTGTCCAAGAAATACAAGGAGCTTCCCGAGAAGAAAAAG ATGAAATACATCCAGGACTTCCAGCGAGAGAAGCAGGAGTTTGAGAGGAACCTGGCGAGGTTCAG GGAAGATCACCCGGATCTCATCCAGAACGCCAAGAAATCCGACGTCCCTGAAAAACCCAAGACCCcccagcagctgtggtacaACCACGAGAAGAAGATCTACTTGAAAGTGCGTCCAGAT GAGATCATGCGTGACTACATCCAGAAGCACCCCGAGCTGAACATCAGCGAGGAGGGCATCACCCGCTCCACCCTCACCAAGGCTGAGCGCCAGCTCAAGGACAAGTTTGATGGACGACCCACAAAGCCACCTCC GAATAGCTACTCCCTGTACTGTGCAGAGCTGATGGCCAACATGAAAGACGTGCCCAGCACGGAGCGGATGGTGCTGTGCAGCCAGCAGTGGAAACTGCTCTCCCAGAAGGAAAAGGACGCGTACCACAAAAAGTGCGACCAG aaaaagaaagactacGAGATTGAGCTCCTCCGCTTCCTGGAG AGCCTGcctgaggaggagcagcagcggGTGCTAGGCGAGGAGAAGATGCTGGGCAGCAATCGGAAAGGGGCGACGAGTCCAGCATCCAAGAAGTCCTCACCAGAGACGGGCAAG GCCAGTTCAGAGAAGCCCAAGCGACCCATCTCCGCCATGTTCATCTTCTCGGAGGAGAAGCggaagcagctgcaggaggagcgGCCGGAGCTGTCGGAGAGCGAGCTGACCCGGCTCCTGGCCCGCATGTGGAACGACCTCTCCGAGAAGAAAAAG GCCAAGTACAAAGCGCGGGAGGCAGCGATGAAGGCGCAGTCGGAGAAGAAGCACGGCTCAGACAAAGAGGAGCGCGGGAAGCTGCCCGAGTCTCCCAAGACGGCCGAGGAGATCTGGCAACAGAGCGTCATCGGGGACTACCTGGCTCGTTTCAAG AACGACCGGGGCAAGGCGCTGAAGGCCATGGAGGCCACTTGGAACAAcatggagaagaaggagaagctgATGTGGATCAAGAAAGCGGCGGAGGATCAGAAGCGATACGAG AGGGAGCTGAGCGAGATGCGGGCCCCTCCGTGCTCCACCAACTCCGCCAAGAAAATGAAGTTCCAGGGAGAGCCGAAGAAACCCCCCAT GAACGGTTACCAGAAGTtctcccaggagctgctgtcGAACGGGGAGCTGAACCACCTCCCGCTGAAGGAGCGGATGGTGGAGATCGGCAGCCGCTGGCAACGCATCTCCCAGGGCCAGAAGGACCACTACAAAAAGCTGGcggaggagcagcagaaacagtaCAAGGTGCACCTCGACATCTGGCTCAAG AGCCTCTCACCCCAGGAGCGGGCTGCCTACAAGGAACACACTTCCAAC aAACGCAAGAGCATAGGCAAGATCCGGGGCCCCAACCCCAAGATGAAGCCAACGATGCAGTCCAAGTCG GAGTCAGAGGACGACgacgaggaggaagaggaggaggaagacgaTGACGAAGACGAGGATGACGACGATGACAACGGCGACTCGTCAGAGGAAGGCGGCGACTCTTCCGAGTCCAGCAGCGAGGAGGAGAGCGAGGACGGGGACGAG aacGACGAGGATGACGAGGACGAGGATGATGAGGACGAGGATGACAACGACTCGGAGGGCAGCAgcagttcctcctcctcctccggggACTCCTCCGACTCCGACTCCAACTGA
- the UBTF gene encoding nucleolar transcription factor 1 isoform X2: protein MNGEAECPADLEMTAPKNQDRWSQEDMLTLLECMKNNLPSNDGSKFKTTESHLDWEKVAFKDFSGEMCKMKWMEISNEVRKFRTLTELIMDAEEHVKNPYKGKKLKKHPDFPKKPLTPYFRFFMEKRAKYAKLHPEMSNLDLTKILSKKYKELPEKKKMKYIQDFQREKQEFERNLARFREDHPDLIQNAKKSDVPEKPKTPQQLWYNHEKKIYLKVRPDVSTEIMRDYIQKHPELNISEEGITRSTLTKAERQLKDKFDGRPTKPPPNSYSLYCAELMANMKDVPSTERMVLCSQQWKLLSQKEKDAYHKKCDQKKKDYEIELLRFLESLPEEEQQRVLGEEKMLGSNRKGATSPASKKSSPETGKASSEKPKRPISAMFIFSEEKRKQLQEERPELSESELTRLLARMWNDLSEKKKAKYKAREAAMKAQSEKKHGSDKEERGKLPESPKTAEEIWQQSVIGDYLARFKNDRGKALKAMEATWNNMEKKEKLMWIKKAAEDQKRYERELSEMRAPPCSTNSAKKMKFQGEPKKPPMNGYQKFSQELLSNGELNHLPLKERMVEIGSRWQRISQGQKDHYKKLAEEQQKQYKVHLDIWLKSLSPQERAAYKEHTSNKRKSIGKIRGPNPKMKPTMQSKSESEDDDEEEEEEEDDDEDEDDDDDNGDSSEEGGDSSESSSEEESEDGDENDEDDEDEDDEDEDDNDSEGSSSSSSSSGDSSDSDSN, encoded by the exons ATGAACGGCGAAGCCGAGTGCCCTGCAGACTTGGAAATGACAGCTCCCAAAAACCAAG aCCGCTGGTCTCAGGAGGACATGCTGACTTTGCTGGAGTGCATGAAGAATAACCTGCCTTCTAACGACGGGAGCAAGTTCAAAACCACCGAGTCCCACCTGGATTGGGAGAAAGTGGCTTTCAAGGACTTCTCGGGGGAGATGTGCAAGATGAAGTGGATGGAGATTTCAAATGag GTGAGGAAGTTTCGGACCCTCACGGAGCTCATTATGGACGCCGAGGAGCACGTGAAGAATCCTTACAAGGGCAAAAAGCTCAAG AAACACCCCGACTTCCCCAAGAAGCCCCTGACTCCCTATTTCCGCTTCTTCATGGAGAAGCGGGCCAAGTACGCCAAGCTGCACCCCGAAATGAGCAACCTGGATCTCACCAAGATCCTGTCCAAGAAATACAAGGAGCTTCCCGAGAAGAAAAAG ATGAAATACATCCAGGACTTCCAGCGAGAGAAGCAGGAGTTTGAGAGGAACCTGGCGAGGTTCAG GGAAGATCACCCGGATCTCATCCAGAACGCCAAGAAATCCGACGTCCCTGAAAAACCCAAGACCCcccagcagctgtggtacaACCACGAGAAGAAGATCTACTTGAAAGTGCGTCCAGATGTGAGTACG GAGATCATGCGTGACTACATCCAGAAGCACCCCGAGCTGAACATCAGCGAGGAGGGCATCACCCGCTCCACCCTCACCAAGGCTGAGCGCCAGCTCAAGGACAAGTTTGATGGACGACCCACAAAGCCACCTCC GAATAGCTACTCCCTGTACTGTGCAGAGCTGATGGCCAACATGAAAGACGTGCCCAGCACGGAGCGGATGGTGCTGTGCAGCCAGCAGTGGAAACTGCTCTCCCAGAAGGAAAAGGACGCGTACCACAAAAAGTGCGACCAG aaaaagaaagactacGAGATTGAGCTCCTCCGCTTCCTGGAG AGCCTGcctgaggaggagcagcagcggGTGCTAGGCGAGGAGAAGATGCTGGGCAGCAATCGGAAAGGGGCGACGAGTCCAGCATCCAAGAAGTCCTCACCAGAGACGGGCAAG GCCAGTTCAGAGAAGCCCAAGCGACCCATCTCCGCCATGTTCATCTTCTCGGAGGAGAAGCggaagcagctgcaggaggagcgGCCGGAGCTGTCGGAGAGCGAGCTGACCCGGCTCCTGGCCCGCATGTGGAACGACCTCTCCGAGAAGAAAAAG GCCAAGTACAAAGCGCGGGAGGCAGCGATGAAGGCGCAGTCGGAGAAGAAGCACGGCTCAGACAAAGAGGAGCGCGGGAAGCTGCCCGAGTCTCCCAAGACGGCCGAGGAGATCTGGCAACAGAGCGTCATCGGGGACTACCTGGCTCGTTTCAAG AACGACCGGGGCAAGGCGCTGAAGGCCATGGAGGCCACTTGGAACAAcatggagaagaaggagaagctgATGTGGATCAAGAAAGCGGCGGAGGATCAGAAGCGATACGAG AGGGAGCTGAGCGAGATGCGGGCCCCTCCGTGCTCCACCAACTCCGCCAAGAAAATGAAGTTCCAGGGAGAGCCGAAGAAACCCCCCAT GAACGGTTACCAGAAGTtctcccaggagctgctgtcGAACGGGGAGCTGAACCACCTCCCGCTGAAGGAGCGGATGGTGGAGATCGGCAGCCGCTGGCAACGCATCTCCCAGGGCCAGAAGGACCACTACAAAAAGCTGGcggaggagcagcagaaacagtaCAAGGTGCACCTCGACATCTGGCTCAAG AGCCTCTCACCCCAGGAGCGGGCTGCCTACAAGGAACACACTTCCAAC aAACGCAAGAGCATAGGCAAGATCCGGGGCCCCAACCCCAAGATGAAGCCAACGATGCAGTCCAAGTCG GAGTCAGAGGACGACgacgaggaggaagaggaggaggaagacgaTGACGAAGACGAGGATGACGACGATGACAACGGCGACTCGTCAGAGGAAGGCGGCGACTCTTCCGAGTCCAGCAGCGAGGAGGAGAGCGAGGACGGGGACGAG aacGACGAGGATGACGAGGACGAGGATGATGAGGACGAGGATGACAACGACTCGGAGGGCAGCAgcagttcctcctcctcctccggggACTCCTCCGACTCCGACTCCAACTGA
- the UBTF gene encoding nucleolar transcription factor 1 isoform X1, translating into MNGEAECPADLEMTAPKNQDRWSQEDMLTLLECMKNNLPSNDGSKFKTTESHLDWEKVAFKDFSGEMCKMKWMEISNEVRKFRTLTELIMDAEEHVKNPYKGKKLKKHPDFPKKPLTPYFRFFMEKRAKYAKLHPEMSNLDLTKILSKKYKELPEKKKMKYIQDFQREKQEFERNLARFREDHPDLIQNAKKSDVPEKPKTPQQLWYNHEKKIYLKVRPDATTKEVKESLGKQWSQLSDKKRLKWIHKALEQRKEYEEIMRDYIQKHPELNISEEGITRSTLTKAERQLKDKFDGRPTKPPPNSYSLYCAELMANMKDVPSTERMVLCSQQWKLLSQKEKDAYHKKCDQKKKDYEIELLRFLESLPEEEQQRVLGEEKMLGSNRKGATSPASKKSSPETGKASSEKPKRPISAMFIFSEEKRKQLQEERPELSESELTRLLARMWNDLSEKKKAKYKAREAAMKAQSEKKHGSDKEERGKLPESPKTAEEIWQQSVIGDYLARFKNDRGKALKAMEATWNNMEKKEKLMWIKKAAEDQKRYERELSEMRAPPCSTNSAKKMKFQGEPKKPPMNGYQKFSQELLSNGELNHLPLKERMVEIGSRWQRISQGQKDHYKKLAEEQQKQYKVHLDIWLKSLSPQERAAYKEHTSNKRKSIGKIRGPNPKMKPTMQSKSESEDDDEEEEEEEDDDEDEDDDDDNGDSSEEGGDSSESSSEEESEDGDENDEDDEDEDDEDEDDNDSEGSSSSSSSSGDSSDSDSN; encoded by the exons ATGAACGGCGAAGCCGAGTGCCCTGCAGACTTGGAAATGACAGCTCCCAAAAACCAAG aCCGCTGGTCTCAGGAGGACATGCTGACTTTGCTGGAGTGCATGAAGAATAACCTGCCTTCTAACGACGGGAGCAAGTTCAAAACCACCGAGTCCCACCTGGATTGGGAGAAAGTGGCTTTCAAGGACTTCTCGGGGGAGATGTGCAAGATGAAGTGGATGGAGATTTCAAATGag GTGAGGAAGTTTCGGACCCTCACGGAGCTCATTATGGACGCCGAGGAGCACGTGAAGAATCCTTACAAGGGCAAAAAGCTCAAG AAACACCCCGACTTCCCCAAGAAGCCCCTGACTCCCTATTTCCGCTTCTTCATGGAGAAGCGGGCCAAGTACGCCAAGCTGCACCCCGAAATGAGCAACCTGGATCTCACCAAGATCCTGTCCAAGAAATACAAGGAGCTTCCCGAGAAGAAAAAG ATGAAATACATCCAGGACTTCCAGCGAGAGAAGCAGGAGTTTGAGAGGAACCTGGCGAGGTTCAG GGAAGATCACCCGGATCTCATCCAGAACGCCAAGAAATCCGACGTCCCTGAAAAACCCAAGACCCcccagcagctgtggtacaACCACGAGAAGAAGATCTACTTGAAAGTGCGTCCAGAT GCCACCACGAAGGAGGTGAAAGAGTCGCTGGGCAAGCAGTGGTCTCAACTCTCGGATAAAAAGAGGCTGAAATGGATTCATAAGGCCCTGGAACAGCGGAAGGAGTACGAG GAGATCATGCGTGACTACATCCAGAAGCACCCCGAGCTGAACATCAGCGAGGAGGGCATCACCCGCTCCACCCTCACCAAGGCTGAGCGCCAGCTCAAGGACAAGTTTGATGGACGACCCACAAAGCCACCTCC GAATAGCTACTCCCTGTACTGTGCAGAGCTGATGGCCAACATGAAAGACGTGCCCAGCACGGAGCGGATGGTGCTGTGCAGCCAGCAGTGGAAACTGCTCTCCCAGAAGGAAAAGGACGCGTACCACAAAAAGTGCGACCAG aaaaagaaagactacGAGATTGAGCTCCTCCGCTTCCTGGAG AGCCTGcctgaggaggagcagcagcggGTGCTAGGCGAGGAGAAGATGCTGGGCAGCAATCGGAAAGGGGCGACGAGTCCAGCATCCAAGAAGTCCTCACCAGAGACGGGCAAG GCCAGTTCAGAGAAGCCCAAGCGACCCATCTCCGCCATGTTCATCTTCTCGGAGGAGAAGCggaagcagctgcaggaggagcgGCCGGAGCTGTCGGAGAGCGAGCTGACCCGGCTCCTGGCCCGCATGTGGAACGACCTCTCCGAGAAGAAAAAG GCCAAGTACAAAGCGCGGGAGGCAGCGATGAAGGCGCAGTCGGAGAAGAAGCACGGCTCAGACAAAGAGGAGCGCGGGAAGCTGCCCGAGTCTCCCAAGACGGCCGAGGAGATCTGGCAACAGAGCGTCATCGGGGACTACCTGGCTCGTTTCAAG AACGACCGGGGCAAGGCGCTGAAGGCCATGGAGGCCACTTGGAACAAcatggagaagaaggagaagctgATGTGGATCAAGAAAGCGGCGGAGGATCAGAAGCGATACGAG AGGGAGCTGAGCGAGATGCGGGCCCCTCCGTGCTCCACCAACTCCGCCAAGAAAATGAAGTTCCAGGGAGAGCCGAAGAAACCCCCCAT GAACGGTTACCAGAAGTtctcccaggagctgctgtcGAACGGGGAGCTGAACCACCTCCCGCTGAAGGAGCGGATGGTGGAGATCGGCAGCCGCTGGCAACGCATCTCCCAGGGCCAGAAGGACCACTACAAAAAGCTGGcggaggagcagcagaaacagtaCAAGGTGCACCTCGACATCTGGCTCAAG AGCCTCTCACCCCAGGAGCGGGCTGCCTACAAGGAACACACTTCCAAC aAACGCAAGAGCATAGGCAAGATCCGGGGCCCCAACCCCAAGATGAAGCCAACGATGCAGTCCAAGTCG GAGTCAGAGGACGACgacgaggaggaagaggaggaggaagacgaTGACGAAGACGAGGATGACGACGATGACAACGGCGACTCGTCAGAGGAAGGCGGCGACTCTTCCGAGTCCAGCAGCGAGGAGGAGAGCGAGGACGGGGACGAG aacGACGAGGATGACGAGGACGAGGATGATGAGGACGAGGATGACAACGACTCGGAGGGCAGCAgcagttcctcctcctcctccggggACTCCTCCGACTCCGACTCCAACTGA
- the ATXN7L3 gene encoding ataxin-7-like protein 3 isoform X1, whose protein sequence is MKMEDMSLSGLDNSKLEAIAHEIYTELVEDACLGLCFEVHRAVKCGYFFLDDTDPDSTKDFEIVDQPGVDIFGQVYNQWKNKECVCPNCSRSIAASRFAPHLEKCLGMGRNSSRIANRRIASSNNMNKSESDQEDNDDINDNDWSYGSEKKAKKRKSDKVRGGTEGGAAGTGVRDGGDMGGHRAPPNAPLPPSPQNPNSPRRSKALKHKNGEIGGNPDPFKYSNSAGINYETLGPEELRTLLTTQCGVISEHTKKMCTRSLRCPQHTDEQRRSVRVYLLGPSASLPEAEGSVENDSFEVAESQAIMSRLQWDGSSDISPSDSASSKASTNNSESRKTKKKKPHLGLVSGAPGLGSSKKKKPKPPAPHTPSIYDDIN, encoded by the exons ATGAAAATGGAGGATATGTCTTTGTCTGGCCTGGATAACAGCAAACTGGAG GCCATCGCGCACGAGATCTACACGGAGCTGGTGGAAGATGCCTGCCTGGGGCTCTGCTTCGAGGTGCACCGGGCCGTCAAGTGTGGCTACTTCTTCCTGGATGACACGGACCCCGACAGCACCAAGGACTTCG AGATCGTGGACCAGCCCGGCGTGGACATCTTCGGGCAGGTCTACAACCAGTGGAAGAACAAGGAGTGCGTGTGCCCCAACTGCAGCCGCAGCATCGCCGCCTCCCGCTTCGCCCCCCACCTCGAGAAGTGCCTGGGCATGGGCCGCAACAGCAGCCGCATCGCCAACCGGAG GATCGCGAGCAGCAACAACATGAACAAGTCGGAGAGCGACCAGGAGGACAACGACGACATCAACGACAACGACTGGTCCTACGGCTCCGAGAagaaag CAAAGAAGAGGAAATCGGATAAGGTGAGGGGGGGGACTGAGGGGGGTGCTGCTGGGACGGGGGTCCGGGAtgggggggatatgggggggcaccgggcaccCCCCAacgcccccctccccccttccccacagAACCCCAACTCGCCCCGGCGCTCCAAGGCCCTGAAACACAAAAATG GCGAGATCGGCGGGAACCCCGACCCCTTCAAG tACAGCAACTCGGCGGGGATCAACTACGAGACGCTGGGCCCCGAGGAGCTGCGGACGCTGCTCACCACG caATGCGGGGTCATCTCTGAGCACACCAAGAAGATGTGCACCAG GTCCCTGCGGTGTCCCCAGCACACGGATGAGCAGCGGCGATCGGTGCGGGTGTACCTGCTCGGCCCCTCCGC GTCCCTGCCCGAGGCGGAGGGCAGCGTGGAGAACGACAGCTTCGAGGTGGCGGAGAGCCAGGCCATCATGAGCCGGCTGCAGTGGGACGGCTCCTCCGACATCTCCCCCTCCGACTCGGCCTCCTCGAAAGCCA GTACAAACAACTCCGAGTCCCGCAAGACCAAGAAGAAGAAGCCCCACTTGGGGCTGGTGAGCGGCGCCCCGGGGCTCGGCTCCAGCAAGAAGAAGAAGCCCAAACCCCCCGCGCCCCACACCCCCAGCATCTACGACGACATCAACTGA